A region from the Mucilaginibacter sp. CSA2-8R genome encodes:
- a CDS encoding alpha-L-arabinofuranosidase C-terminal domain-containing protein has product MTVTKFTYLTAALLTAFSLNSSAQKSLPIVVNADKVTAKVQPTMWGVFFEDINMGADGGIYAELVKNRSFEFYSPLMGWSVKGKKINEGDVLILNRQQNPITNPNPRFLRANVKNADKREDFSLTNEGFRGMGVKKGLNYNFSFMYRQEKPGVKLHLELQDEKGNVIGSTVLQPDQSGAEWHKQGVSFAANAMAPKGKFAIWMEGTGVIDLDMISLFPGDTWKQRPGGLRADMVQLLADMKPGFIRFPGGCIVEGRDLATRYPWKKTIGPVENRELNINRWNTEFKHRLTGDYFQTYGLGFFEYFQLAEDIGAQALPILNCGMACQFNTAELVPLDQLGPYVQDALDLVQFANGDVNTPWGKKRAEMGHPAPFNLKMMGVGNENWGPQYLERLKIFTDSLKAKYPEIKLVNSSGTDPNGARFDFLNSNLRKNKADIIDEHYYRSPEWFLSNATRYDNYDRNGSKVFAGEYAAQSDGIASAKNQNNWQCALAEAAFMTGLERNAQVVNMASYAPLFAHADAWQWTPDMIWVDNLNVYGTPNYYVQKLYSLYKGTEVVSISTGKKVVAGQDSLYASAVVDSKHNELIVKIVNASGKAQTRNIQVQSRKQMPATAILTSISTPNLKAINSFENAVNVSPKDERVTVKGKTLALAVKPYSFNVLRLPLSK; this is encoded by the coding sequence ATGACAGTTACAAAATTTACTTATTTAACCGCCGCCCTGTTAACGGCCTTTTCTCTAAACTCTTCGGCTCAAAAAAGTTTACCAATTGTAGTAAATGCCGATAAGGTAACCGCCAAAGTGCAGCCCACTATGTGGGGTGTGTTTTTTGAAGATATTAATATGGGTGCCGACGGCGGCATTTATGCCGAACTGGTTAAAAATCGCTCTTTCGAATTTTACTCTCCGCTAATGGGCTGGTCTGTAAAAGGCAAAAAGATTAACGAGGGCGACGTGCTTATTTTAAACCGCCAGCAAAATCCGATCACTAATCCCAATCCTCGCTTTTTAAGAGCCAACGTTAAAAACGCTGATAAAAGGGAAGACTTTAGTTTAACTAATGAGGGATTTCGCGGAATGGGCGTCAAGAAAGGGCTTAATTATAATTTCTCTTTCATGTACCGCCAAGAAAAGCCCGGCGTAAAACTGCATTTGGAATTACAGGATGAAAAAGGGAACGTCATAGGCTCTACAGTATTGCAACCTGATCAAAGTGGTGCCGAATGGCATAAACAAGGTGTAAGTTTCGCCGCGAATGCTATGGCTCCAAAAGGCAAGTTTGCTATCTGGATGGAAGGTACAGGTGTTATCGATCTGGATATGATTTCCTTGTTCCCTGGTGATACCTGGAAACAGCGCCCGGGAGGTTTAAGGGCAGATATGGTACAATTGCTAGCTGATATGAAGCCCGGCTTTATCCGCTTTCCGGGCGGTTGTATTGTGGAAGGCCGCGACCTGGCTACCCGTTACCCCTGGAAAAAAACCATTGGCCCGGTTGAAAACCGTGAACTGAATATTAACCGATGGAATACCGAATTTAAGCACCGCCTTACCGGAGATTACTTTCAGACTTATGGCCTGGGCTTTTTTGAATACTTCCAGTTAGCCGAAGATATTGGTGCTCAGGCCCTGCCCATTTTAAATTGTGGCATGGCCTGCCAGTTTAATACCGCTGAGTTAGTGCCATTAGACCAATTAGGCCCTTACGTACAGGACGCGTTAGATCTGGTGCAGTTTGCCAATGGCGACGTGAATACGCCGTGGGGTAAAAAACGTGCCGAAATGGGCCATCCGGCTCCGTTCAACTTAAAAATGATGGGTGTGGGTAACGAAAACTGGGGACCGCAGTATTTAGAACGCCTTAAAATATTTACCGATAGCCTTAAAGCTAAATATCCTGAAATTAAACTGGTTAACAGTTCGGGTACTGACCCGAACGGCGCGCGGTTCGATTTTTTGAATAGTAATTTGCGTAAAAATAAAGCCGATATTATTGACGAGCACTACTACCGTTCGCCGGAGTGGTTTTTGAGCAATGCTACCCGTTATGACAATTACGACCGTAATGGCTCTAAAGTTTTTGCAGGTGAATATGCTGCGCAAAGCGATGGGATAGCCAGCGCCAAAAATCAAAACAACTGGCAGTGTGCCCTTGCCGAAGCTGCTTTTATGACGGGTTTAGAGCGCAATGCCCAGGTAGTTAACATGGCCTCCTACGCACCTCTTTTTGCCCATGCCGATGCCTGGCAGTGGACACCCGACATGATTTGGGTAGATAACCTGAATGTGTATGGAACGCCAAATTATTACGTGCAAAAGTTATATTCTTTATACAAAGGTACAGAAGTAGTTAGCATTAGTACTGGTAAAAAAGTAGTGGCCGGTCAGGATAGCTTATATGCCTCAGCCGTGGTGGATAGCAAGCATAACGAGCTGATTGTAAAGATTGTTAATGCATCGGGTAAAGCACAAACCCGTAATATACAAGTGCAGAGCCGTAAACAGATGCCTGCCACCGCTATATTAACCAGCATTAGCACCCCGAACCTTAAGGCAATCAACTCGTTCGAAAATGCGGTAAATGTAAGTCCTAAAGATGAGCGGGTTACTGTTAAAGGTAAAACACTGGCACTGGCTGTTAAGCCCTACTCATTTAATGTATTGCGCTTGCCATTGAGTAAATAA
- a CDS encoding YtxH domain-containing protein → MSLFKWAVFGAAAAYGIQHITKKRVEDGKSIIDDWNEKAPEWIEKAKQYTDEAITKATSKVQPEENYQ, encoded by the coding sequence ATGAGCTTATTTAAATGGGCCGTGTTCGGCGCCGCTGCTGCCTACGGCATACAACACATCACTAAAAAACGTGTAGAAGATGGTAAATCAATCATCGATGACTGGAACGAAAAAGCACCGGAGTGGATTGAAAAGGCTAAGCAGTATACTGATGAGGCCATCACTAAAGCGACCAGCAAAGTACAGCCGGAAGAGAATTACCAGTAA
- a CDS encoding SulP family inorganic anion transporter yields MHAVLRLFDFSQKVNYKNEVLAGLTVAMTMMPESLSFAILAGFPPLMGLYAAFIMGLVTAVLGGRPGLISGGAGATVVVLIALMKTHGIEYVFAAVALAGVVQILVGVFKLGKFIRLVPQPVMYGFVNGLAVIIFTAQLEQFKTVINGQSVWLSGEPLFIMAGLVALTIAIVVLLPRFTKAVPPSLVAIIIVFLIVLGFGIPTKTVKDIAAVSGGFPPFHIPAIPFNLETLKVVFPYALIMAGVGLTEGLLTLNLVDEMTATRGNGNRECIAQGTANILNGFFSGMGGCPMIAQTLVNLSAGARARLSGIVAALTILLIIFVGAPVIERVPMAALTGVMIMVAIGTFEWASFRIINKMPRQDIFVGILVALITVWLHNLALAVLVGVIISALVFAWESAKRIRARKYVDATGAKHYEVYGPLFFGSVTAFTEKFDVNEDPQEVIIDFKDSRVADMSAIEALNKLTDRYQKAGKKLHLKHLSADCKQLLKNADAVIDVNILEDPAYHVATDKQI; encoded by the coding sequence ATGCATGCAGTTCTGCGCCTTTTTGATTTTTCGCAAAAAGTAAATTATAAAAACGAGGTACTGGCCGGTTTAACCGTTGCCATGACCATGATGCCCGAATCTTTATCCTTTGCCATCCTGGCCGGCTTTCCGCCGCTAATGGGTTTGTATGCTGCCTTTATCATGGGCTTGGTAACAGCAGTGTTAGGCGGCCGTCCTGGCTTAATATCTGGCGGAGCCGGAGCTACCGTAGTGGTGCTGATAGCCTTAATGAAAACCCATGGCATCGAATATGTTTTTGCTGCCGTGGCGCTGGCCGGTGTAGTGCAGATTTTAGTCGGTGTGTTTAAATTAGGCAAATTCATCAGGCTGGTGCCGCAGCCGGTGATGTATGGCTTTGTTAACGGGTTGGCCGTTATCATCTTTACCGCCCAGCTGGAGCAGTTTAAGACTGTGATTAACGGGCAATCGGTTTGGCTAAGCGGTGAGCCGTTATTTATTATGGCTGGGTTAGTCGCTTTAACCATTGCTATTGTTGTTTTACTGCCCCGGTTTACCAAAGCCGTTCCGCCATCGCTGGTAGCCATTATCATTGTGTTCTTGATAGTGCTGGGCTTTGGTATCCCAACTAAAACCGTGAAAGATATTGCAGCTGTAAGCGGTGGTTTTCCGCCTTTTCACATCCCGGCCATACCGTTTAATTTAGAAACCCTGAAGGTTGTATTCCCTTACGCTCTGATTATGGCAGGTGTAGGTTTAACCGAAGGATTGCTTACCTTAAACCTGGTTGACGAAATGACGGCCACCCGTGGCAATGGCAACCGCGAATGTATAGCCCAAGGAACGGCCAACATTTTAAATGGTTTCTTTTCTGGAATGGGGGGCTGCCCCATGATTGCTCAAACGCTGGTTAATCTATCAGCCGGGGCAAGGGCAAGGTTATCAGGTATTGTGGCTGCGCTTACTATACTGCTCATCATTTTTGTGGGTGCACCGGTGATTGAGCGTGTGCCTATGGCGGCCCTTACCGGGGTAATGATTATGGTGGCCATTGGCACTTTTGAGTGGGCCAGTTTCCGCATCATCAACAAAATGCCTCGGCAGGATATTTTTGTAGGCATATTAGTGGCGCTGATTACCGTTTGGCTGCATAACCTGGCACTGGCTGTACTGGTAGGCGTAATTATATCAGCACTGGTATTTGCCTGGGAAAGTGCCAAACGCATACGTGCGCGTAAATATGTTGACGCTACGGGTGCAAAACATTATGAAGTATACGGCCCATTGTTTTTCGGCTCGGTAACAGCCTTTACCGAGAAGTTTGATGTAAATGAAGATCCGCAGGAAGTCATCATTGATTTTAAGGATAGCCGGGTGGCTGACATGTCGGCCATTGAGGCGTTGAATAAGTTGACCGACCGTTACCAAAAGGCCGGCAAAAAGCTTCATTTAAAACACTTGAGTGCCGATTGCAAGCAATTGTTAAAAAATGCGGATGCAGTAATTGATGTAAATATTTTGGAAGACCCTGCCTATCATGTAGCGACGGATAAGCAGATATAA
- a CDS encoding metallophosphoesterase has protein sequence MRRLLQKWLKQPLINIANKYSSRPDTKRVHAALTDLYNSLITDHGKRGVIIPFDVATGKFVILSDQHKGTRNSADDFTLAEKNYLTALNYYNEQQYHYINLGDSEELWENGIIGVTKYNKATFAHEAQFLKRNAFIKVFGNHDLYWDNDPLAKVVLQQIYGQPVKVYEGVVLQTRVADKPLGIYLTHGHQGDLQSDGNWFSKWFVANVWGPLQAYLAINPNTPATNDHLKTLHNEIMYQWSSRQNNLLLITGHTHQPVFQSLTHLERLYINLQTAQKQGDQQKVEQLQQQINKHVLKGEAQFTFPGYRPSYFNSGCCCFDDGDITGLEISDGQMRLIKWEYNTAGIPERLILDESSLEEIMAGLAEIPQ, from the coding sequence ATGCGCCGCTTGCTGCAAAAATGGTTAAAGCAACCTTTAATTAACATCGCTAACAAATACTCGTCGAGGCCGGACACCAAACGTGTACATGCAGCGCTGACTGATTTGTATAACTCTTTAATCACTGACCATGGAAAGCGTGGCGTCATCATCCCGTTTGATGTGGCAACAGGCAAATTCGTAATCCTTTCAGACCAGCACAAGGGTACCCGCAATAGTGCAGATGATTTTACGCTTGCTGAAAAGAACTACCTAACTGCACTGAACTACTACAATGAGCAGCAATATCATTACATCAACTTAGGTGATAGCGAAGAGTTATGGGAAAACGGCATCATTGGAGTAACCAAGTACAATAAAGCCACCTTTGCGCACGAAGCGCAGTTTTTAAAACGTAATGCATTTATTAAAGTATTTGGCAACCACGATTTGTACTGGGACAATGACCCGCTGGCCAAGGTGGTACTGCAGCAAATTTACGGGCAGCCGGTAAAAGTATATGAAGGCGTGGTACTGCAAACCCGCGTTGCGGATAAACCCTTAGGTATTTATTTAACCCACGGCCATCAGGGCGATTTACAAAGCGACGGTAACTGGTTTAGCAAATGGTTTGTAGCCAATGTTTGGGGGCCGTTACAGGCTTACCTGGCCATCAACCCCAATACACCGGCTACTAACGATCATTTAAAAACCCTGCATAACGAAATTATGTACCAGTGGAGCAGCAGGCAAAATAATTTGCTGCTGATTACCGGGCACACCCACCAGCCGGTATTCCAGTCGTTAACACACCTGGAGCGCCTGTATATTAATTTACAAACAGCCCAAAAGCAAGGCGACCAGCAAAAGGTTGAACAATTGCAGCAACAAATAAATAAGCATGTATTAAAAGGCGAAGCTCAATTTACCTTTCCCGGTTACCGGCCATCTTATTTTAACAGCGGTTGCTGTTGTTTTGATGATGGTGATATCACCGGCTTAGAAATTAGCGATGGCCAAATGCGTTTGATTAAATGGGAGTACAATACTGCCGGAATACCTGAGCGGTTGATATTGGACGAAAGCAGCTTGGAGGAAATCATGGCGGGTTTGGCCGAAATACCACAATAA
- a CDS encoding aconitate hydratase — MAFDLDMIKKVYDRFSSRIEAARQATGKPLTLTEKILYSHLSEGEAKQAFQRGTDYVDFAPDRVAMQDATAQMALLQFMQAGRPQVAVPSTVHCDHLIQAKIGATEDLNTAKDINSEVYDFLASVSDKYGIGFWKPGAGIIHQVVLENYAFPGGMMIGTDSHTPNAGGLGMIAIGVGGADACDVMAGLPWELKFPKLIGVHLTGKLSGWASAKDVILKVAGILTVKGGTGAIVEYFGEGARSLSATGKGTICNMGAEIGATTSIFGYDEKAEAYLRGTQREDIADLANAIKEHLTGDAEAYATPEQYFDQVIEINLSELEPHVNGPFTPDLAWPISKFATAVKENGWPTELEVGLIGSCTNSSYEDITRAASIAKQATDKNLKTKAEYTVTPGSELVRYTVERDGYLDTFEQIGGVVLANACGPCIGQWARHTDDPTRKNSIITSFNRNFAKRQDGNPNTHAFVASPEIVTAFAIAGDLTFNPLTDTLTNENGEQVKLDEPLGIELPVKGFAVEDAGYQAPAEDGSQVQVIVDPKSSRLQLLDPFKAWEGTDLKDLRLLIKAKGKCTTDHISMAGPWLKFRGHLDNISNNMLIGAINYFNNTADSVKNELTGEYGPVPATQRDYKANGIGTIVVGDENYGEGSSREHAAMEPRHLGVRVILVKSFARIHETNLKKQGMLGITFADTADYDKVQEDDRIDVLGLTEFAPGKQLTVVLHHADGTEDSFAVNHTYNAQQIEWFKAGGALNIIRKQQVA; from the coding sequence ATGGCTTTTGATTTAGATATGATTAAAAAGGTGTACGACCGCTTTAGCAGCCGTATTGAAGCTGCCCGCCAAGCGACCGGCAAACCTTTAACTTTAACTGAAAAAATCCTGTATTCACACCTGTCTGAAGGCGAAGCAAAACAAGCTTTTCAGCGTGGTACTGATTATGTTGACTTTGCACCCGATCGTGTAGCAATGCAGGATGCAACGGCGCAAATGGCATTGTTGCAATTTATGCAGGCAGGCCGCCCGCAAGTGGCTGTACCTTCAACCGTACATTGCGACCACTTGATTCAGGCAAAAATCGGCGCTACCGAAGATTTAAATACAGCTAAAGATATCAACAGCGAAGTTTATGACTTCCTGGCTTCTGTGTCTGATAAATATGGTATTGGTTTCTGGAAACCAGGTGCAGGTATTATTCACCAGGTGGTTTTAGAAAACTATGCTTTTCCGGGTGGTATGATGATCGGTACCGACTCGCATACACCTAATGCAGGTGGTTTAGGCATGATTGCTATTGGCGTTGGCGGTGCTGATGCCTGTGACGTGATGGCCGGCTTACCTTGGGAGCTTAAATTCCCTAAATTGATTGGTGTTCACTTAACCGGTAAATTATCGGGCTGGGCATCAGCTAAAGACGTGATTTTAAAAGTTGCAGGTATTTTAACTGTAAAAGGTGGTACCGGTGCAATTGTAGAATATTTTGGTGAAGGTGCACGCTCATTATCAGCTACCGGTAAAGGTACTATCTGTAATATGGGTGCTGAGATTGGCGCAACTACCTCTATTTTTGGTTACGACGAAAAAGCAGAAGCTTACCTGCGCGGTACTCAACGCGAAGATATTGCTGACCTGGCTAATGCCATTAAAGAGCATTTAACCGGTGATGCTGAAGCTTATGCAACTCCTGAGCAATACTTTGACCAAGTAATTGAAATTAACCTGAGCGAGCTTGAGCCGCATGTAAACGGTCCTTTTACTCCGGATCTGGCTTGGCCTATTTCTAAGTTTGCCACTGCAGTTAAAGAAAACGGCTGGCCAACTGAGTTAGAAGTTGGTTTGATTGGTTCATGTACCAACTCATCTTACGAGGATATTACCCGTGCAGCATCTATTGCTAAACAGGCTACTGATAAAAACCTGAAAACTAAAGCTGAGTATACTGTAACGCCAGGTTCAGAACTGGTACGTTACACCGTAGAGCGCGATGGTTATCTAGATACCTTTGAGCAAATTGGTGGTGTAGTTTTGGCTAATGCTTGCGGACCATGTATTGGCCAGTGGGCACGTCATACTGATGACCCGACCCGTAAAAACTCTATCATCACTTCGTTTAACCGTAACTTTGCTAAACGTCAGGATGGTAACCCTAATACACACGCTTTCGTAGCATCTCCGGAGATTGTTACTGCCTTTGCTATTGCAGGTGATTTAACTTTTAACCCATTAACCGACACGTTAACTAACGAAAACGGTGAGCAGGTTAAATTAGACGAGCCACTGGGTATTGAATTACCGGTAAAAGGCTTTGCAGTAGAAGATGCCGGCTACCAGGCTCCTGCCGAAGACGGCAGCCAGGTACAGGTAATTGTTGATCCAAAATCATCACGTTTACAATTACTGGATCCGTTTAAAGCTTGGGAAGGTACCGACTTAAAAGACCTGCGCTTATTAATTAAAGCTAAAGGTAAATGTACTACCGACCATATTTCGATGGCTGGCCCATGGTTAAAATTCCGCGGCCATTTAGACAACATCAGCAACAACATGCTGATTGGTGCTATTAACTACTTTAACAACACTGCCGACAGCGTTAAAAACGAACTGACCGGCGAATACGGTCCGGTTCCGGCTACCCAACGCGATTACAAAGCTAACGGTATCGGTACTATCGTAGTAGGCGATGAAAACTATGGCGAAGGTTCATCACGTGAGCACGCTGCTATGGAGCCTCGCCACTTGGGTGTTCGTGTTATCTTGGTAAAATCTTTTGCCCGTATCCACGAAACCAACCTGAAAAAACAAGGTATGTTAGGTATCACCTTTGCTGATACTGCAGACTATGATAAAGTTCAGGAAGATGACAGAATTGATGTATTAGGCTTAACTGAATTTGCTCCGGGCAAACAGTTAACCGTAGTATTACACCATGCTGATGGTACTGAGGATTCTTTCGCAGTTAACCATACTTACAACGCTCAGCAAATTGAGTGGTTTAAAGCTGGTGGTGCGTTAAACATCATCCGTAAACAACAAGTAGCTTAA
- a CDS encoding glycosyl hydrolase 115 family protein, with translation MKFKFCLLLIAVLIFANLRLQAVPFDLVTPQSKVTIVYAPREHQLDSIAAGLLARDIQQVSGYLPKVTNSISKASGNVIVIGTLQSALIKSLHLNTKALQGKWESYLLQIVSYPSKNITKALVIAGSDIRGAAYGVFNISERIGVSPWYWWADVTPVQQKSLSINIDRYVSAPPSVKYRGIFINDEDWGLQPWAAKTFEPETGDIGPKTYAKVFELLLRLKANLIWPAMHPSTKAFYSYPGNAKAAADYAIVVGSSHAEPMLRNNVGEWNEKTMGAFNYITNQPKVYSYWESRVKESSANNAIYSMGMRGVHDSGMEGVKSPKEAVPLLDKIFADQRGLLQKYVNPDIKKVPQAFTIYKEVLDVYESGLKVPEDITLVWPDDNYGYIQRLSNTQEQQRSGGAGVYYHASYWGRPHDYLWLSTTNPALMREEMMKAYAMQAKNIWVLNVGDIKPCEYNMQLFLDMAYQAEPFKNSTYLKAHLQQWCAGKWGIKNAANIAGLLQQYYHLAGERRPEFMGWSQTEPTTKTNYTAYNHFAYGDEAQRRVVRYQTLAAQAKSIYTNAKLPNKDAFYELVYYPVVGASLINQKFLYRDKAYLYGKQNRLIAQEYADKSRQAYRDIVTETAYYNNQLAGGKWKNIMSMQPRNLPVYQEPELPIINLKPAVNAWSIEPEGSYSDSVHGSNPAFALSAFHPWSPQAKFIDIFLQKAADVSWTATASQPWILLSAKKGQLANQNNQRQSRIYLNINWKLLAGQPAVHTAQVSISADGKTYVVNVSANNSQLPALTKYKGVIENNGMVSIFAGNYQNHQNQGASCWQADSTLGYAQNALIAWPLSQDITVDTALKSASWVAYDFYTVNTASKPQLHIFTLPTHPLNKAYGMRYAVSVDGGTPQVVNFKTEGRSTEWKNNVLSNNAIRKLNIPALQPGKHQLKLYLMDPGVIVDRFLITLDSDFKPAYSLIPESKL, from the coding sequence ATGAAGTTCAAATTCTGTTTACTGCTGATAGCTGTTTTGATATTTGCCAACTTAAGGTTACAGGCAGTGCCGTTTGATTTGGTTACGCCGCAAAGCAAGGTCACTATCGTGTACGCACCGAGAGAGCATCAACTGGATTCTATTGCGGCCGGTTTGCTGGCGCGTGATATTCAGCAGGTGAGCGGATATTTACCTAAAGTAACTAACAGCATCAGCAAGGCAAGCGGAAATGTAATTGTGATAGGTACGTTACAGTCGGCTTTAATTAAGAGCCTGCACCTCAACACCAAAGCTTTGCAAGGTAAATGGGAAAGTTATCTATTACAAATCGTCAGTTATCCCTCCAAAAATATTACCAAGGCTTTGGTTATTGCAGGCAGTGATATCCGCGGAGCAGCTTACGGCGTTTTCAATATATCAGAGCGTATCGGCGTGTCACCCTGGTACTGGTGGGCCGATGTAACACCGGTGCAGCAAAAAAGCTTGAGTATTAATATTGACAGGTATGTGTCGGCTCCACCTTCTGTTAAATATCGGGGCATATTTATCAATGATGAAGATTGGGGCCTGCAACCCTGGGCTGCAAAAACCTTTGAGCCCGAAACCGGGGATATTGGCCCGAAAACATATGCCAAGGTTTTCGAACTGCTGCTGCGGCTTAAAGCCAACCTCATTTGGCCGGCCATGCACCCCAGTACTAAAGCATTTTATTCTTACCCCGGTAATGCCAAAGCAGCAGCCGATTACGCCATCGTAGTAGGCTCATCGCACGCCGAGCCGATGTTGCGCAACAACGTGGGGGAATGGAACGAGAAAACGATGGGAGCGTTTAATTACATCACCAATCAGCCCAAAGTATACAGCTACTGGGAAAGCCGGGTAAAAGAAAGCAGCGCGAACAATGCCATTTATAGCATGGGTATGCGTGGCGTACACGATAGCGGCATGGAAGGTGTGAAATCGCCAAAGGAGGCTGTGCCTTTGCTGGACAAAATATTTGCTGACCAGCGCGGCCTGCTGCAAAAGTATGTAAACCCAGACATCAAAAAAGTACCACAGGCTTTTACCATCTATAAAGAAGTTTTGGATGTGTATGAGAGCGGCTTGAAAGTTCCGGAGGATATTACCTTGGTATGGCCCGATGATAACTATGGCTACATCCAGCGTTTGAGCAATACACAGGAGCAACAACGTTCGGGAGGTGCAGGAGTGTATTATCATGCCTCGTACTGGGGACGCCCGCACGATTATTTGTGGCTAAGCACGACCAACCCGGCACTCATGCGCGAAGAAATGATGAAAGCCTATGCTATGCAGGCCAAAAACATCTGGGTGCTTAATGTAGGCGACATTAAACCCTGCGAATATAACATGCAGCTGTTTTTAGATATGGCTTACCAGGCCGAACCATTTAAAAACAGCACGTATCTGAAAGCGCACTTACAGCAATGGTGTGCCGGCAAATGGGGCATTAAAAATGCAGCCAACATTGCCGGGCTTCTACAACAATACTATCACTTGGCCGGGGAGCGCCGGCCTGAATTTATGGGTTGGAGCCAAACCGAGCCTACTACTAAAACCAATTACACAGCATATAATCATTTTGCCTACGGCGATGAGGCGCAACGTAGGGTTGTTAGGTACCAAACACTGGCTGCCCAAGCAAAATCGATATACACAAATGCCAAGCTGCCTAATAAAGATGCTTTTTACGAGTTGGTTTATTATCCTGTTGTAGGCGCGTCTCTAATAAATCAAAAGTTCTTATATCGCGATAAGGCATATCTGTACGGAAAGCAAAACCGATTAATAGCGCAGGAGTATGCGGATAAAAGCAGGCAGGCGTACCGAGACATTGTTACCGAAACAGCTTATTACAATAACCAGTTAGCGGGTGGAAAATGGAAAAACATCATGTCAATGCAGCCGCGCAATCTGCCGGTTTACCAGGAGCCGGAGTTACCGATAATTAATTTGAAACCTGCGGTAAATGCCTGGAGTATCGAACCCGAAGGAAGTTACTCCGACTCGGTGCATGGCAGCAACCCAGCTTTTGCTTTATCAGCATTTCATCCATGGTCGCCACAGGCAAAATTTATAGATATATTCCTGCAAAAAGCAGCTGATGTTAGTTGGACGGCTACCGCTTCGCAACCCTGGATTTTGCTGTCTGCAAAAAAAGGGCAGTTGGCTAATCAAAACAACCAGCGGCAAAGCCGCATCTATCTAAATATTAACTGGAAGCTGTTAGCCGGGCAGCCTGCTGTGCATACGGCCCAGGTTAGCATCAGTGCTGATGGTAAAACATATGTGGTTAATGTTTCGGCCAATAACAGCCAATTGCCTGCTTTAACTAAATACAAAGGAGTGATAGAAAACAACGGCATGGTATCAATATTTGCCGGTAATTATCAAAACCACCAAAATCAAGGCGCAAGCTGCTGGCAGGCCGACAGCACTTTAGGATATGCTCAAAATGCTTTGATAGCATGGCCTCTTAGCCAGGATATTACTGTAGATACAGCACTAAAATCAGCTTCGTGGGTAGCCTATGATTTTTATACCGTAAATACAGCATCAAAACCTCAGCTGCATATTTTTACCTTGCCAACGCATCCGCTTAATAAAGCTTATGGTATGCGTTATGCGGTTTCTGTAGACGGTGGTACACCGCAAGTGGTCAATTTTAAAACCGAAGGTCGGAGCACCGAATGGAAAAATAATGTGCTTAGCAATAATGCCATCCGCAAACTCAATATCCCGGCATTACAACCTGGTAAGCATCAGCTTAAATTATATTTAATGGATCCGGGTGTCATCGTTGACCGATTTTTGATTACTTTAGATTCCGATTTTAAACCGGCTTACAGCTTAATTCCTGAAAGTAAACTTTAA